The Flavobacteriales bacterium genome has a window encoding:
- a CDS encoding SDR family oxidoreductase, with protein MHKNYLIIGGSTGIGLAIVNQLSKTGVNVISTYYQSDRFQNTPNYHYLNVLDNNYDLDFVPEQLDGIVYCPGSINLAPFKRITSESMTEDFELNVLGAFKVIQRLIPNLKKAKQGSIVLFSSVAAQNGFNFHSQVSTIKGAIEGFTKALAAELAPSIRVNAIAPSITQTPLASKLLNTEAKIEANANRHPLKKVGEADDIAHLATFLLTEKSQWITGQILTIDGGISSLKI; from the coding sequence ATGCATAAAAATTATCTCATTATTGGCGGTTCAACAGGTATAGGTTTAGCCATTGTAAATCAATTAAGTAAGACAGGTGTTAATGTAATCAGTACTTATTATCAAAGTGATCGTTTTCAAAACACCCCCAACTATCATTATCTAAATGTATTAGATAATAATTATGACTTAGACTTTGTCCCTGAGCAACTTGATGGGATAGTTTATTGTCCAGGCAGCATTAATTTAGCTCCTTTTAAGCGAATTACTTCAGAAAGTATGACCGAAGATTTTGAATTGAATGTGCTCGGTGCTTTTAAAGTTATACAACGTTTGATTCCTAATTTGAAAAAGGCTAAACAAGGATCAATCGTACTGTTTTCATCAGTAGCAGCTCAAAATGGTTTTAATTTTCATTCACAGGTTTCTACAATAAAAGGAGCAATTGAGGGCTTTACCAAAGCGCTTGCAGCTGAATTAGCACCATCAATTAGAGTAAATGCAATAGCCCCATCAATTACACAAACACCACTGGCCTCGAAATTACTCAATACTGAAGCTAAAATTGAAGCTAATGCCAATCGACACCCACTTAAAAAAGTTGGAGAAGCAGATGATATAGCACATCTAGCAACGTTTCTATTAACGGAAAAATCCCAATGGATAACAGGGCAAATTCTAACTATTGATGGCGGTATTTCATCATTAAAAATCTAA
- a CDS encoding deoxyribodipyrimidine photolyase — MRPFPTKIEAIYKLITDIDPIQYAKTRNFVDGAVTYLSPYISRGVISTKTIYDSLISKGYVPSEMQKFIQELAWREHFQHNWNALKWKIDTDIKHQQNPVLNHNIPQAIVNASTGISAIDQQIKNLYETGYIHNHMRMYIASLACNLGKSHWLTPAKWMYYHLLDGDWASNALSWQWVAGTNSNKKYIANQENINKYFYSSQAQTFLDTSYEELGKFPTPNELTETLEITLQTPLPKSKEVQIDTTQPTLLYTYYNLDPNWHVNAHYNRIFIIEPSLFKKYPVSQKSIDFAIALSQNIPNIQVYVGEFETLYQRIKAQPIRFKEHPTNHHFIGIKETRAWIFSTQGYHNTFFSYWKKCKPELTHG; from the coding sequence ATGAGACCATTCCCCACAAAAATAGAAGCTATATACAAATTGATTACTGATATCGATCCTATTCAATATGCCAAGACCAGAAACTTTGTTGATGGGGCAGTGACTTATCTTTCTCCTTATATTTCAAGAGGCGTAATCTCTACTAAGACAATCTATGACAGTCTAATATCCAAAGGATATGTCCCTTCCGAAATGCAAAAGTTTATTCAAGAATTAGCTTGGAGAGAACATTTTCAACATAATTGGAATGCATTAAAATGGAAAATTGACACTGATATTAAACACCAACAAAATCCTGTTCTCAACCACAACATTCCTCAAGCAATAGTCAATGCATCGACTGGCATATCAGCTATAGATCAACAAATAAAGAATTTATATGAAACTGGCTATATACATAACCACATGAGAATGTATATCGCTTCATTGGCTTGTAATTTAGGTAAAAGTCATTGGTTAACCCCAGCTAAATGGATGTATTATCACCTACTTGATGGCGACTGGGCTAGTAATGCACTCAGTTGGCAGTGGGTAGCAGGAACAAACAGCAATAAAAAATATATTGCTAATCAAGAGAATATCAATAAATATTTTTACTCCTCTCAAGCGCAAACATTTTTAGATACCTCCTATGAAGAGCTTGGAAAATTTCCAACACCTAACGAATTGACAGAGACATTGGAAATAACACTTCAAACTCCGTTACCAAAGTCAAAAGAAGTTCAAATCGACACTACTCAACCAACTTTATTATATACTTATTACAATCTTGATCCCAACTGGCACGTAAACGCTCATTATAACCGAATTTTTATCATTGAACCCTCTTTATTTAAAAAATACCCTGTCAGTCAAAAATCTATTGACTTTGCCATTGCTCTAAGCCAAAACATCCCCAATATTCAGGTATATGTAGGTGAATTCGAAACGCTCTATCAAAGAATTAAAGCCCAGCCAATTCGTTTTAAAGAACATCCTACCAACCACCATTTTATAGGAATTAAAGAAACTAGAGCATGGATTTTTTCAACGCAAGGCTATCATAACACCTTTTTCTCCTATTGGAAAAAGTGCAAACCTGAATTGACTCATGGCTAA
- a CDS encoding TIGR03643 family protein produces the protein MENTKNSFSESTIDRIIEMAWEDRTPFEAIDYQFNLKEQEVITLMRRNLKSSSFKRWRKRVNSKVSLKHLKKRNSAITRFKCSRQKHITQNKISKR, from the coding sequence ATGGAAAATACCAAGAATAGTTTTAGCGAAAGTACCATCGATAGGATTATTGAAATGGCTTGGGAAGACCGCACGCCTTTTGAAGCAATTGACTATCAATTTAACCTTAAGGAACAGGAAGTCATAACCTTAATGCGGAGAAACCTCAAGTCTTCCAGCTTTAAAAGATGGAGAAAAAGGGTAAACAGTAAAGTAAGTTTAAAACACCTCAAAAAGAGAAACAGCGCAATTACGCGTTTTAAATGTTCCAGACAAAAACATATCACGCAAAACAAAATATCCAAAAGATGA
- a CDS encoding 6-carboxytetrahydropterin synthase translates to MKNIASIYRVEHFNAAHRLHNSNWSSDQNEKVFGKCNNLYYHGHNYELVVKVTGEIDVQTGYVMDAKLLSNLIKKYVLEEFDHKNLNKQVSYFQYLNPTAENIARVIYDLLRKEIDSKLEIQIRLYETSKNFVEFPASK, encoded by the coding sequence ATGAAAAACATAGCATCAATTTATAGAGTAGAGCATTTCAATGCAGCACATCGCTTACATAATTCAAATTGGTCAAGCGATCAAAATGAAAAGGTATTTGGGAAGTGTAATAACCTTTATTACCACGGGCACAATTATGAATTAGTGGTAAAAGTTACTGGAGAAATCGATGTTCAAACAGGTTATGTTATGGATGCTAAATTGCTGTCCAATTTGATTAAAAAGTACGTACTAGAAGAATTTGATCATAAAAATTTGAACAAACAAGTTAGTTATTTTCAATATTTAAATCCGACAGCAGAAAATATAGCGAGAGTAATTTATGACCTTTTAAGAAAGGAAATAGATTCAAAATTAGAAATACAAATCAGGCTGTATGAGACGTCTAAAAACTTTGTAGAGTTTCCAGCTTCTAAATAA
- the bchE gene encoding magnesium-protoporphyrin IX monomethyl ester anaerobic oxidative cyclase: MKILIINPPHKSIGSRMAKEHLPPLGLLSIAGPLIDANYAVELLDADYSNLSFPTIVKLAQEKAPDIILMGHSGSTSAQPIINQLSIELKKNIEEVSIIIGGVFPTYHWKEIMDKNSCIDYIVCGEGEQVCLDLINALTNHSNLNCIDGIVYRDSQEVIKTKSAKIIQCLDDYRIAWELMAGYNYTYWGKKKAVVIQFSRGCPYPCNYCGQSFFWKKWRNRDPQKLADEIEMLHKEYGVEVINFADENPSTNKREWKLFLEALIDKKLDLILVGSIRADNIVRDEKHLNLYKKAGFERFLLGIENYDELVLEKIKKAGSKVKDKKAIELLRKHNILSMATYVVGFGEETFKDFYNSLKQLLAYDPDQVQLLYVTPHKWTPYFKEVEEKNVIQLDQSYWDYKHQIIETPKLKPWVVIILVKLIEVIMQMRPKAIKRWLFHKDRRLRKAMFWYNNIGKRVWFFELIQFFFVNKRTKTPVALKDFWKTH; the protein is encoded by the coding sequence ATGAAGATATTAATAATCAATCCTCCTCATAAATCAATAGGGAGTAGAATGGCAAAAGAGCATTTACCTCCTTTAGGTTTATTATCGATTGCAGGGCCTTTAATTGATGCTAATTATGCTGTTGAATTATTAGATGCTGATTATAGTAATTTGTCTTTTCCAACAATTGTTAAGTTAGCACAAGAAAAAGCTCCAGATATTATATTAATGGGACATTCAGGTTCAACTTCAGCTCAACCAATAATCAACCAGTTGTCAATAGAACTGAAAAAAAATATCGAGGAGGTTAGCATAATAATAGGTGGTGTCTTTCCTACCTATCATTGGAAAGAAATCATGGATAAGAATAGCTGCATAGATTATATCGTCTGTGGTGAAGGAGAGCAGGTTTGTTTAGATTTAATAAACGCATTAACTAACCATAGTAATCTGAATTGTATAGATGGAATTGTCTATAGGGACAGCCAAGAGGTAATAAAAACTAAGAGTGCTAAAATTATACAATGTTTGGACGACTATAGAATAGCTTGGGAGTTAATGGCTGGGTATAATTATACATATTGGGGAAAGAAGAAAGCTGTGGTTATACAATTTTCTAGAGGGTGTCCATATCCTTGTAACTATTGTGGGCAGAGTTTTTTTTGGAAGAAGTGGAGAAATAGAGATCCACAAAAGTTAGCAGATGAAATAGAAATGCTACATAAGGAATATGGAGTTGAAGTCATCAATTTTGCAGATGAAAACCCTTCAACGAATAAACGAGAATGGAAATTATTTTTAGAAGCTTTGATTGACAAAAAGCTAGATTTAATTCTGGTAGGGTCAATAAGAGCAGATAATATTGTTAGAGATGAAAAGCATCTGAATTTATATAAAAAAGCTGGTTTCGAACGTTTTCTGTTAGGTATTGAAAATTATGATGAGCTTGTTCTCGAAAAAATAAAGAAAGCTGGTTCAAAAGTAAAAGATAAAAAGGCTATAGAATTATTGAGGAAGCATAATATTCTTTCTATGGCAACCTATGTTGTTGGTTTTGGAGAAGAAACTTTCAAAGATTTTTATAATAGTTTAAAACAATTGTTAGCATACGACCCCGATCAGGTTCAGCTTTTATATGTAACACCCCATAAATGGACACCATACTTCAAAGAAGTAGAAGAGAAGAATGTCATTCAATTGGATCAAAGCTACTGGGATTATAAACATCAAATTATAGAAACTCCCAAACTTAAACCTTGGGTAGTTATCATATTAGTTAAGTTGATAGAAGTCATTATGCAAATGCGACCAAAAGCAATAAAAAGATGGTTGTTTCATAAAGATAGAAGATTAAGAAAAGCTATGTTTTGGTATAATAATATTGGAAAAAGAGTATGGTTCTTTGAGTTGATTCAATTCTTTTTTGTCAATAAACGAACAAAGACCCCAGTAGCCTTAAAAGACTTCTGGAAAACCCACTAA
- a CDS encoding Lacal_2735 family protein: MFHFFKKKTNLEKLEVKYKKCLEEAFLLAQVNRTKSDEKYKEAEEIAQQIVQLKTS; the protein is encoded by the coding sequence ATGTTTCATTTTTTCAAAAAGAAAACAAATCTAGAAAAGCTTGAAGTAAAATATAAAAAATGCTTAGAAGAGGCTTTTCTTCTCGCACAGGTTAATCGAACTAAAAGCGATGAAAAATATAAAGAAGCTGAGGAAATTGCCCAGCAAATTGTACAACTAAAAACATCATAA
- the folE gene encoding GTP cyclohydrolase I FolE, which yields MNKVETPVNKATIAVDDKLKKERIAYHFAEIMDALGLDLTDDSLKETPQRVAKMYVEEIFSGLVSKNKPVVKLFENKYDYQQILLEKDITFYSNCEHHFVPIIGKAHVAYIPNNKVIGLSKLNRIVRYFAARPQVQERLTQQIGYDLQCLLETEDVAVIVDAKHLCVSMRGIKDDTSSTTTVFFGGAFKKVEKQQELMNYLK from the coding sequence ATGAATAAAGTAGAAACCCCTGTCAATAAAGCTACTATAGCTGTAGACGATAAATTGAAAAAGGAAAGAATCGCCTATCATTTTGCTGAAATAATGGATGCCTTGGGATTAGATCTAACTGATGATTCGTTAAAAGAAACACCTCAAAGAGTAGCTAAAATGTATGTTGAAGAAATTTTTTCAGGCTTAGTTAGTAAAAACAAACCGGTAGTTAAGTTGTTTGAAAATAAGTACGATTACCAACAGATACTCTTAGAAAAAGATATTACTTTTTATTCCAATTGTGAGCATCATTTTGTTCCAATTATAGGGAAAGCCCATGTTGCTTATATACCTAATAATAAAGTTATAGGTCTATCAAAGCTTAATCGTATTGTAAGATATTTTGCGGCAAGGCCTCAGGTTCAAGAGCGGTTAACCCAACAAATAGGTTATGATTTACAGTGTTTATTAGAAACTGAAGATGTCGCTGTAATTGTTGATGCCAAGCATTTATGTGTATCTATGAGAGGAATAAAGGATGATACTTCTTCGACTACTACAGTTTTTTTTGGGGGAGCATTTAAAAAAGTAGAGAAACAGCAAGAATTGATGAATTATTTAAAATGA
- a CDS encoding diacylglycerol kinase family protein, whose protein sequence is MKRFIKSLGYAIEGVKNTYQSEPNFKIHTVAGLLVLILGILLSISIIEWGIVILLIGLVLTAELTNTAIETLANEVTKNYSSSIKKVKDTMAGAVLVIAIAAACIGSIIFIPKILTLIL, encoded by the coding sequence ATGAAACGATTTATAAAAAGTCTGGGTTATGCTATTGAAGGGGTAAAAAATACTTATCAATCAGAGCCTAATTTTAAGATTCATACAGTTGCAGGTCTTTTGGTATTAATACTAGGAATACTATTGTCAATATCTATAATAGAGTGGGGAATCGTTATCCTTCTCATTGGATTAGTGCTTACAGCTGAGTTAACAAACACAGCAATAGAAACATTAGCTAATGAAGTCACTAAAAATTATAGTTCATCGATCAAAAAAGTGAAAGATACTATGGCTGGTGCTGTGTTGGTTATCGCAATAGCAGCAGCTTGTATAGGAAGCATCATATTTATACCTAAAATTTTAACACTTATTTTATGA
- a CDS encoding D-2-hydroxyacid dehydrogenase gives MKVLANDGIAQSGQVKLEENGFTVVTETVAQENLINEINEKKYEVLLVRSATKVRQDIIDNCPSLKMIGRGGVGMDNIDVAYAREKGINVFNTPASSSLAVAELVTAQLFSLARSVYDAERQMPVNGKDNFKGLKKQYGKGIELRGKTLGIIGFGRIGQYTAKYALGLGMNVVAYDPFMDKASIPVNVADQTVNIEITTSSLDNLLASADFISLHVPMPADGKALISTAEFEKMKDGVRIVNAARGGVIDEDALIKALESGKVNSVALDVFVNEPTPREDLLSNKKIALTPHIGAATVEAQDRIGTELADNIINFYNK, from the coding sequence ATGAAAGTTTTAGCCAATGATGGTATTGCTCAATCAGGGCAAGTAAAATTAGAGGAAAACGGCTTTACAGTAGTAACTGAAACTGTCGCTCAAGAAAATTTAATCAACGAAATCAACGAAAAGAAATATGAAGTACTCTTAGTTAGAAGTGCTACTAAAGTTCGACAAGACATTATTGACAACTGTCCGTCTTTAAAAATGATTGGACGTGGTGGAGTTGGAATGGACAATATTGATGTCGCTTATGCTCGTGAAAAAGGAATTAATGTTTTTAATACTCCTGCTTCATCTTCTTTAGCTGTAGCAGAATTAGTTACTGCTCAATTATTTTCTTTAGCTCGTTCTGTTTACGATGCTGAACGTCAAATGCCTGTGAATGGGAAAGACAATTTCAAAGGGTTAAAAAAACAATACGGTAAAGGAATTGAGTTAAGAGGTAAAACTCTAGGTATAATTGGATTTGGTCGTATAGGTCAATATACTGCAAAATATGCTTTAGGACTAGGAATGAATGTCGTGGCATACGATCCATTTATGGATAAAGCTAGTATTCCAGTTAATGTTGCTGATCAAACTGTCAATATTGAAATCACAACAAGTTCTCTAGATAATTTATTGGCTAGTGCTGACTTTATTTCATTGCATGTACCTATGCCAGCTGATGGTAAAGCCTTAATCTCTACTGCTGAATTTGAAAAAATGAAAGATGGTGTTAGAATTGTAAACGCTGCTCGTGGTGGGGTAATAGATGAAGACGCTTTAATTAAAGCCTTAGAAAGTGGTAAAGTGAATAGTGTTGCCCTTGATGTATTTGTTAACGAACCTACTCCTAGAGAAGATTTATTGAGCAATAAAAAAATAGCATTAACTCCTCATATTGGTGCTGCTACTGTTGAAGCCCAAGATAGAATTGGAACTGAATTAGCAGATAATATCATTAATTTTTACAATAAATAA
- a CDS encoding DUF4870 domain-containing protein has protein sequence MNSDMIDQDFVNFEDPNFRPWGMELKTFCMLMHLAQLASVIIPLGGFVLPIIMWATNKDQSPTVDQHGKNILNWIITSVIVVAICFALTFVFIGPFLLMAFGLASLIFIIMAAVKANEGIIYDYPFSLQLIK, from the coding sequence ATGAACAGCGATATGATTGATCAAGACTTTGTAAACTTTGAAGATCCTAATTTCAGACCTTGGGGAATGGAATTAAAAACATTTTGTATGTTAATGCACTTAGCTCAGCTTGCATCTGTAATTATTCCATTGGGAGGTTTTGTACTTCCTATCATCATGTGGGCTACCAATAAAGATCAGAGCCCAACTGTTGATCAACACGGAAAAAACATTTTAAACTGGATCATTACTTCAGTTATTGTTGTTGCAATCTGCTTTGCTTTAACATTCGTTTTCATAGGACCATTTTTATTAATGGCTTTTGGTTTGGCATCACTAATTTTTATCATTATGGCTGCCGTTAAAGCAAACGAAGGTATCATCTATGATTACCCTTTTTCTCTTCAATTGATTAAGTAA
- a CDS encoding transcriptional regulator, producing MIQGLNKHFESRIRLGVMSVLMVNDWVDFNTLKELLSLTDGNLASHIKALEKNEYITIKKEFVGKKPKTTYQATKLGKQAFKNHLAALEKFLKMK from the coding sequence ATGATTCAAGGTTTAAATAAACATTTTGAAAGCCGAATTCGATTGGGTGTGATGTCTGTGCTGATGGTTAACGACTGGGTAGATTTTAATACCTTAAAGGAGTTATTATCGTTAACTGATGGAAACTTAGCAAGTCATATTAAAGCGTTAGAAAAGAATGAATACATAACCATAAAAAAAGAGTTTGTGGGAAAGAAACCCAAAACAACATATCAAGCTACCAAATTGGGGAAACAAGCTTTTAAAAACCATTTAGCAGCATTGGAAAAGTTTTTGAAAATGAAGTAG
- the serC gene encoding 3-phosphoserine/phosphohydroxythreonine transaminase — translation MKKVHNFSAGPCILAPTVFEQASQAVINYNNTGLSLIEMSHRSPEFVEIMEEARSLVKEILNVPAGYTVLFLQGGASLGFLEIAYNMMRTHKRGGYITTGAWAKKACKEANFMGEGVVVASSDDQNNNYIPKGYTIPTDLDYLHYTSNNTIFGTQFKAIPETTLPLVCDMSSDIFSKPIDVSKFDIIYAGAQKNLGPAGATLFIVKDSILGQSSVEIPTMLDLKTHADKDSMFNTPPVFSIYASMLTLRWIKSLGGLTEVEKLNNAKAELLYNEIDRNPLFEGTAAKEDRSYMNVTFVLTDETKKEAFDQLWNEANISGIKGHRSVGGYRASIYNAMPIESVQALVDVMQALESK, via the coding sequence ATGAAAAAAGTACACAACTTTAGTGCAGGGCCATGTATCTTAGCCCCTACAGTTTTCGAACAAGCTTCACAAGCTGTTATTAATTACAACAACACTGGATTATCTCTAATTGAAATGTCACACAGGAGTCCAGAATTTGTTGAGATAATGGAAGAAGCAAGAAGTCTGGTTAAAGAAATTTTGAATGTACCAGCTGGTTATACTGTACTTTTTCTACAAGGTGGAGCTAGTTTAGGATTCTTAGAAATAGCTTACAACATGATGAGAACTCATAAAAGAGGTGGTTACATCACTACTGGTGCTTGGGCTAAAAAAGCATGTAAAGAAGCTAATTTTATGGGAGAAGGTGTAGTCGTTGCATCCTCAGATGATCAAAACAATAACTATATTCCAAAAGGATATACTATTCCTACTGATTTAGATTATTTACACTACACTTCAAACAACACCATTTTTGGAACACAGTTTAAAGCTATACCAGAAACAACTCTTCCTTTAGTTTGTGATATGAGTTCTGATATCTTTTCTAAACCGATCGATGTTTCAAAGTTTGATATTATTTACGCTGGTGCTCAAAAAAACTTAGGTCCAGCAGGTGCTACGTTATTTATTGTAAAAGACAGCATTTTAGGACAATCAAGTGTAGAAATTCCAACAATGTTGGATTTAAAAACACATGCGGATAAAGACTCTATGTTTAATACTCCTCCGGTGTTTTCTATTTATGCTTCTATGTTAACCTTAAGATGGATTAAAAGCTTAGGAGGATTGACTGAAGTTGAAAAACTAAATAACGCTAAAGCGGAATTACTTTATAATGAAATAGACCGTAACCCTTTATTTGAAGGAACGGCGGCAAAAGAAGATAGAAGCTACATGAATGTTACATTTGTACTTACAGATGAAACTAAAAAAGAAGCTTTTGATCAACTTTGGAACGAAGCCAACATTAGTGGAATAAAAGGACACCGTTCTGTTGGTGGCTACAGAGCTTCTATATACAATGCTATGCCTATTGAAAGTGTACAAGCATTGGTTGATGTAATGCAAGCTTTAGAAAGTAAATAA
- a CDS encoding DUF4173 domain-containing protein has product MKENRLKIALVGVGTVLFHLLFWEEGLGLNLVLFSSYIVLGNLITRATKWNPKMWASMIGLMLSLCSTFIFNSSVSILAALISLIVFVGFAQNEKLRYLWSNLMTFIISVFQLPKLKSKDGARFTSSSLAKIKRVLKLVIIPLLVLGVFMVIFRIANPIFNSGLTSVENWLLDHFSGFFKNLSIPSLLFFIIGFFITSTLLIKGKRMYFVDKDVAKDENIIRKRTRKKTVLYSYKEEGVQKTRMGYPSIPFLGLKNERFSAIVLLSLINLLLLIINSIDVTFVWFNKAIVSTHNLTEMIHEGTYLLILSILLSMLVMLYVFRKNQNFYKKNRRLKQLAYAWIAQNGILIISVIIRNHNYISEYGLTHKRIGVYIFLLLTIVGLFFLYLKIKNKKSLYYLMLNNSWAVYTSLVLMGMVNWDGVIAVYNLKYVKQENVNYKHLVQLSDNALISISQNQGYLDPILWNKERYIGRQRISPAEYFHNRISNIRYNSTQSLKSWNYAEYSRNQYFMNK; this is encoded by the coding sequence ATGAAAGAAAATCGTTTAAAAATTGCATTAGTTGGAGTAGGAACAGTTCTATTTCATCTTTTATTTTGGGAGGAGGGGCTAGGACTTAATTTAGTTCTTTTTAGTAGCTATATTGTTCTGGGAAACCTCATAACTAGAGCTACCAAGTGGAACCCAAAAATGTGGGCGTCGATGATAGGTTTGATGCTCAGTTTATGCTCAACGTTTATTTTTAATTCCTCGGTCAGTATTCTTGCTGCATTAATCAGCTTAATTGTTTTTGTTGGTTTTGCTCAAAATGAAAAGTTGCGATATCTATGGAGTAACTTGATGACGTTTATTATTTCAGTTTTTCAACTTCCAAAGTTAAAGTCAAAAGATGGAGCAAGATTCACAAGTAGTAGTCTAGCAAAAATCAAAAGAGTTTTGAAGTTGGTCATTATTCCTTTACTTGTTTTAGGTGTTTTTATGGTGATTTTTAGGATTGCTAATCCTATTTTTAATTCAGGTTTAACAAGTGTAGAAAATTGGTTGTTGGATCATTTTTCAGGCTTTTTTAAAAACTTATCAATTCCAAGTCTTCTATTTTTTATCATAGGCTTTTTTATAACGAGTACATTATTAATAAAGGGAAAACGGATGTATTTTGTGGATAAAGATGTTGCAAAAGATGAAAATATTATTCGTAAGAGAACTAGAAAAAAGACAGTACTTTATTCCTATAAAGAAGAGGGAGTTCAAAAAACGAGAATGGGATACCCATCTATACCATTTTTAGGATTAAAGAATGAGCGATTTTCAGCTATTGTGTTGCTTAGTTTAATTAATTTATTGCTGTTGATCATAAATAGTATAGACGTCACTTTTGTGTGGTTTAATAAAGCAATTGTATCAACACATAACTTAACTGAAATGATACATGAGGGGACTTATTTGTTGATTTTAAGTATTTTACTTTCAATGTTAGTGATGCTGTATGTTTTTAGAAAAAACCAAAATTTTTATAAAAAGAATAGGAGATTAAAACAGTTAGCTTATGCATGGATCGCTCAGAATGGAATATTGATTATATCTGTAATTATTCGTAATCATAACTATATTTCAGAATACGGATTAACCCATAAAAGGATAGGAGTTTACATCTTTTTATTATTAACTATAGTTGGACTTTTTTTCTTGTATTTAAAAATAAAAAACAAGAAGTCGTTATACTATTTAATGCTTAATAATAGCTGGGCAGTTTATACTAGTTTGGTTTTGATGGGAATGGTTAATTGGGATGGAGTAATCGCTGTTTATAACCTAAAATATGTCAAACAAGAAAATGTTAATTACAAACATCTTGTACAGTTGTCGGATAATGCACTCATTAGTATTTCTCAAAACCAGGGATATTTAGATCCAATTTTATGGAATAAGGAGCGATACATAGGAAGACAAAGAATTTCTCCTGCAGAATATTTTCATAATAGAATCAGCAACATTAGATATAATTCAACACAGAGTTTAAAATCATGGAATTATGCTGAATACAGCAGGAATCAATATTTTATGAATAAATAA
- a CDS encoding SRPBCC family protein, whose translation MAFYQFKREQKINCTVDDIWNFISSPRNLKEITPNYMGFDITSENTPDKMYPGLIITYKVSPLLGIKTDWMTEITQVVDKQFFIDEQRIGPYNLWHHQHLIKPIEKGVLMTDIVTYSPPFGILGAIANKLFIQNKLKEIFDYRVHAIEKKYGKYQE comes from the coding sequence ATGGCTTTTTATCAATTTAAAAGAGAACAAAAAATAAACTGTACTGTTGATGATATTTGGAACTTTATATCTTCCCCGAGAAATCTAAAAGAGATTACCCCAAACTATATGGGCTTTGATATTACCTCCGAAAATACACCTGATAAAATGTATCCTGGTCTTATCATTACCTATAAAGTTAGTCCGCTTCTAGGAATAAAAACAGATTGGATGACTGAGATTACTCAAGTAGTAGACAAACAGTTTTTTATAGATGAACAACGAATAGGACCTTACAACCTTTGGCATCATCAACATCTTATTAAACCTATCGAAAAAGGAGTGTTAATGACTGATATTGTAACTTATTCACCTCCATTTGGAATCTTAGGAGCTATAGCCAACAAGCTATTTATCCAAAATAAATTAAAAGAGATATTTGACTACAGAGTGCATGCAATTGAAAAAAAATATGGAAAATACCAAGAATAG
- a CDS encoding glutathione peroxidase — protein sequence MEDLYAIKINSLAGEAIQLSKFKGKKILFVNVASKCGYTPQYADLQKLHELHQDKLVIIGVPCNQFGGQEPGNANEIESFCQKNYGVDFLMTEKIDVKGDHQHPLYTWLTSGEKNGVKSSKVKWNFQKYLVDEEGKLLDVFMSNVKPLSKAIVEQL from the coding sequence ATTGAAGATTTATATGCAATAAAGATAAACAGCTTAGCAGGTGAAGCAATTCAATTATCTAAATTTAAAGGGAAGAAAATTCTTTTTGTAAATGTAGCTTCAAAATGTGGTTATACTCCCCAATATGCTGATTTACAAAAATTACACGAACTACATCAAGACAAGCTAGTCATCATTGGTGTGCCTTGTAATCAATTTGGAGGGCAAGAACCAGGTAATGCTAACGAAATAGAATCATTTTGTCAAAAAAACTATGGAGTTGATTTCTTAATGACTGAGAAAATTGATGTAAAGGGAGACCATCAGCACCCTCTATATACTTGGTTAACTTCAGGGGAAAAAAATGGAGTAAAATCTAGTAAAGTAAAATGGAATTTTCAAAAATATTTGGTTGATGAAGAAGGGAAGTTATTAGACGTTTTTATGAGTAATGTAAAACCTTTATCTAAAGCTATTGTGGAGCAATTATAA